One segment of Streptomyces bathyalis DNA contains the following:
- a CDS encoding alpha/beta hydrolase — MHTSRLPSTALAVLATAVLLTMSGCSSGSGGSGAPEGAPSSASSDRAAGRNDAQPLKPLPAAVPGNLKRYYEQKLSWRDCGEDGFQCATMKAPLDYEHPDPDEDVELSVARKKASGKGKPIGSLLVNPGGPGGSAVDYVQQAAAVGYPPPVRRGYDLVGVDPRGVARSEPVRCLTDKQMDTFTQTDQTPDDKGETGKLVSAYKKFAAGCEKRSGELLGHLSTIDAARDMDVLRALLGDKKLNYVGASYGTYLGAFYAGLYPQRSGRLVLDGAMDPSLSMLRLNRDQTGGFETAFNEFAKDCVGRSDCPLGTKSTKDAGRKLSAFFKKTDARPVRTGEERRLTESLATTGVIRAMYDESTWPQLRAALKTAMDGDGADLLALADEYYERDPEGHYGNIMYANAAVNCLDLPPAFSSPAEVKKMLPSFEKTSPVFGRGFAWAALNCGYWSEKSTGRPHNIDAKGADPILVLGTTRDPATPYAWAQGLAGQLDSARLLTYEGDGHTAYLRGGACINDTVDRYLLKGEAPKKNKKCS; from the coding sequence ATGCACACCAGCCGTCTGCCCAGCACCGCACTCGCCGTACTCGCGACCGCCGTACTGCTGACGATGTCCGGCTGTTCGTCCGGATCCGGCGGATCGGGTGCACCCGAGGGAGCCCCCTCCTCCGCCAGCAGCGACCGCGCGGCCGGACGCAACGACGCCCAGCCGCTCAAGCCGCTGCCCGCAGCGGTGCCCGGCAACCTGAAGCGGTACTACGAGCAGAAGCTCTCCTGGCGCGACTGCGGGGAGGACGGCTTCCAGTGCGCCACCATGAAGGCGCCTCTGGACTACGAGCACCCGGACCCCGACGAGGACGTGGAGCTCTCCGTCGCCCGCAAGAAGGCCTCCGGCAAGGGCAAGCCGATCGGCTCCCTGCTCGTCAACCCGGGCGGCCCCGGCGGCTCCGCGGTCGACTACGTGCAGCAGGCCGCGGCCGTCGGATATCCGCCGCCGGTGCGCCGCGGCTACGACCTCGTCGGCGTCGACCCGCGCGGAGTCGCCCGCAGCGAGCCGGTGCGGTGCCTGACCGACAAGCAGATGGACACCTTCACGCAGACCGACCAGACACCGGACGACAAGGGGGAGACCGGCAAACTCGTCAGCGCCTACAAGAAGTTCGCCGCCGGCTGTGAGAAGCGCTCGGGCGAACTGCTCGGCCACCTCTCGACCATCGACGCGGCGCGCGACATGGACGTGCTGCGCGCCCTGCTGGGCGACAAGAAGCTCAACTACGTCGGTGCCTCGTACGGAACCTACCTGGGCGCCTTCTACGCCGGGCTCTACCCGCAGCGCTCCGGCCGGCTCGTGCTGGACGGTGCCATGGACCCGTCCCTGAGCATGCTCAGGCTCAACCGCGACCAGACCGGCGGCTTCGAGACCGCGTTCAACGAGTTCGCGAAGGACTGCGTCGGCCGGTCCGACTGCCCGCTCGGCACGAAGAGCACCAAGGACGCGGGACGCAAGCTCAGCGCCTTCTTCAAGAAGACCGACGCTCGGCCCGTGCGCACCGGGGAGGAGCGCCGGCTCACCGAGTCCCTGGCCACGACGGGCGTCATCCGCGCCATGTACGACGAGAGCACCTGGCCGCAGCTGCGCGCCGCTCTGAAGACGGCGATGGACGGCGACGGCGCCGACCTGCTCGCCCTCGCCGACGAGTACTACGAGCGCGACCCCGAGGGCCACTACGGCAACATCATGTACGCCAACGCGGCCGTGAACTGCCTCGACCTCCCGCCCGCCTTCTCCTCTCCGGCGGAGGTGAAGAAGATGCTGCCCTCGTTCGAGAAGACCTCGCCCGTCTTCGGACGTGGCTTCGCGTGGGCGGCCCTCAACTGCGGCTACTGGTCCGAGAAGTCCACCGGCCGGCCCCACAACATCGACGCCAAGGGCGCCGACCCGATCCTGGTCCTCGGCACGACCCGCGACCCGGCCACTCCCTACGCCTGGGCCCAGGGCCTCGCCGGTCAGCTCGACTCGGCCAGGCTCCTGACGTACGAGGGCGACGGGCACACCGCGTACCTGCGCGGCGGGGCCTGCATCAACGACACGGTCGACAGGTACCTGCTCAAGGGCGAGGCGCCGAAGAAGAACAAGAAGTGCTCGTAG